A region of uncultured Carboxylicivirga sp. DNA encodes the following proteins:
- a CDS encoding N-acetyltransferase family protein translates to MPFGRFVIAINNEIAGWAALSPVSNTCIYGGVAEVSVYVSDKYRGTGIGKKLLDLIKDSEKNGIWTLQAGIFTENIASVKLHESVGFRLIGYREKIGKLNGQWKDNLIFEKRSEIVGQD, encoded by the coding sequence TTGCCATTTGGCAGGTTTGTTATTGCAATAAATAATGAAATAGCAGGTTGGGCTGCTCTAAGCCCTGTTTCTAATACATGTATTTATGGTGGAGTTGCCGAAGTGAGTGTTTATGTATCGGATAAATATCGAGGTACGGGAATAGGAAAAAAACTATTAGATCTTATTAAGGATAGTGAGAAGAATGGTATATGGACACTCCAGGCCGGAATATTTACTGAAAACATTGCAAGCGTTAAGCTTCACGAAAGTGTTGGCTTTAGGTTAATAGGATATCGAGAAAAAATTGGCAAGTTAAATGGTCAGTGGAAAGACAATTTAATTTTTGAAAAACGAAGTGAAATTGTTGGACAAGATTAG
- a CDS encoding ArsI/CadI family heavy metal resistance metalloenzyme, giving the protein MKRFHVHVRVKNLEESIAFYSALFNAQPAVVKVDYAKWMLDDPRINYAISTGHSEKGIEHLGLQMENEAELSEVFANMQKAKGTIREEGNCTCCYSKSQKSWITDPQGVDWEAFYTHGSATVYGEGIYARPAPEEMEQWTGNDGKTAKRDDVETTCESGSCKN; this is encoded by the coding sequence ATGAAACGATTTCATGTACACGTTAGAGTGAAAAATCTTGAAGAGAGTATAGCTTTCTATTCTGCTTTGTTTAATGCTCAACCAGCTGTGGTAAAAGTTGATTATGCCAAATGGATGTTAGATGATCCACGAATAAACTATGCTATTTCAACCGGTCATTCAGAAAAAGGAATAGAACATTTAGGTTTACAAATGGAGAATGAAGCCGAGCTTTCTGAAGTATTTGCTAATATGCAAAAGGCAAAAGGTACAATTAGAGAAGAAGGAAATTGTACTTGTTGTTATTCAAAATCGCAGAAAAGTTGGATAACCGATCCTCAGGGGGTTGATTGGGAGGCATTTTACACACATGGATCAGCCACTGTTTATGGTGAAGGAATCTACGCAAGACCCGCACCTGAAGAAATGGAGCAATGGACCGGTAATGATGGAAAAACAGCTAAACGTGATGATGTAGAAACAACTTGTGAAAGTGGAAGTTGTAAGAATTAG